The following are from one region of the Bos mutus isolate GX-2022 chromosome 18, NWIPB_WYAK_1.1, whole genome shotgun sequence genome:
- the USP10 gene encoding LOW QUALITY PROTEIN: ubiquitin carboxyl-terminal hydrolase 10 (The sequence of the model RefSeq protein was modified relative to this genomic sequence to represent the inferred CDS: inserted 2 bases in 1 codon) yields MALHSPQYIFGDFSPDEFNQFFVTPRASVELPPYGGTVLCGAQAADDLPDGHDYQRIEFGVNEVIEPSDTLPRTPNYSISSTLNPQAPEFILSCTTSKKLPDDIDKEVNYSSANCQYPGPALALDGGSPAEAEALENDGVSGGLGQRERKKKKKRPPGYYSYLKDGGEGGPSAEALVNGHAGPAVSNSVGAEDTDLMGDVPTAXGPRTWGSPQDATDFVSDAGPAGAFPGALDGGARTAGQLEGCPGADSEASCLPAEAGRDTLLRTAVAQPSVGTDTTENLGVTNGQILESLGEGTAANGVELHTVESSDSDPAKAESAPPPADAPASAAGTVPASQPAKSWASLFHDSKPSSSSLPVVSVETKYSPPATSPLVSEKQAEVKEGLVPVSEDPVAIKIAELLENVTLIHKPVSLQPRGLINKGNWCYINATLQALVACPPMYHLMKLIPLYSKVQRPCTSTPMIDSFVRLMNEFTNMPVPPKPRQALGDKIVRDIRPGAAFEPTYIYRLLTVIKSSLSEKGRQEDAEEYLGFILNGLHEEMLNLKKLLSPNNDKLTISNGPKSHSVNEDEQEEPGEGSEDEWEQVGPRNKTSVTRQADFVQTPITGIFGGHIRSVVYQQSSKESATLQPFFTLQLDIQSDKIRTVQDALESLVARESVQGYTTKTRQEVEISRRVTLEKLPPVLVLHLKRFVYEKTGGCQKLIKNIEYPVDLEISKELLSPGVKNKNFKCHRTYRLFAVVYHHGSSATGGHYTTDVFQIGLNGWLRIDDQTVKVVSQQQVVRPAAERTAYLLYYRRVDLL; encoded by the exons GACACGACTATCAGAGAATTGAATTTGGTGTTAATGAAGTAATTGAACCCAGTGACACTCTGCCGAGAACTCCCAACTACAGTATTTCAAGCACATTGAACCCTCAGGCCCCTGAATTTATCCTTAGCTGCACAACTTCCAAAAAGCTCCCCGATGACATTGATAAAGAAGTGAACTATAGCTCCGCCAATTGCCAGTACCCGGGCCCTGCCCTTGCCCTGGATGGCGGCTCTCCTGCCGAGGCGGAAGCTTTAGAGAATGATGGTGTTTCGGGTGGTCTTGGACAAAGGGAacgtaaaaagaagaaaaaacgtCCCCCTGGATATTACAGTTACTTGAAAGACGGTGGCGAGGGTGGACCTTCGGCAGAAGCCCTGGTCAATGGCCACGCCGGCCCAGCAGTCTCCAACAGCGTAGGCGCCGAGGACACGGACTTGATGGGGGATGTACCCACGGC GGGACCCCGGACTTGGGGCAGCCCTCAGGACGCCACAGACTTTGTCAGCGACGCCGGGCCTGCTGGGGCTTTCCCTGGAGCCCTGGACGGCGGGGCCAGGACTGCAGGGCAGCTTGAGGGCTGCCCGGGGGCTGACTCGGaggcctcctgcctccctgccgAGGCCGGCAGGGACACCTTGTTGAGGACAGCTGTGGCTCAGCCCTCCGTGGGGACTGATACTACTGAGAACCTTGGAGTCACTAACGGACAAATACTTGAATCCTTGGGTGAGGGCACAGCTGCCAACGGGGTGGAGTTGCACACCGTGGAGAGCTCGGACTCGGACCCCGCCAAGGCCGAGAGTGCCCCACCACCTGCGGATGCCCCAGCCTCCGCAGCGGGCACTGTGCCTGCCAGTCAGCCTGCCAAGTCATGGGCTAGTCTTTTTCATGATTCTaagccttcttcctcttccttgccTGTGGTTTCTGTGGAAACTAAGTATTCCCCTCCCGCCACGTCTCCCCTGGTCTCTGAAAAGCAGGCGGAAGTCAAGGAAGGGCTGGTTCCAGTTTCAGAGGATCCTGTAGCCATAAAGATTGCAG AGTTACTGGAGAATGTCACCCTGATTCACAAACCGGTGTCATTGCAACCCCGCGGGCTGATCAACAAAGGAAACTGGTGCTACATCAACGCT ACACTGCAAGCCTTGGTGGCTTGCCCGCCGATGTATCACCTGATGAAGCTCATTCCTCTGTATTCGAAAGTGCAAAGGCCTTGTACGTCCACACCCATGATAGACAGCTT TGTTCGGCTAATGAATGAGTTTACTAATATGCCAGTACCTCCAAAACCCAGACAAG CTCTTGGGGATAAAATCGTGAGGGATATCCGCCCCGGAGCTGCCTTTGAACCCACGTATATTTATAGACTCCTGACAGTGATCAAGTCGAGCCTGTCTGAGAAG GGTCGACAAGAAGATGCCGAAGAGTACTTAGGCTTCATTCTAAATGGACTCCATGAGGAAATGCTGAACCTAAAGAAGCTTCTCTCACCAAATAATGATA AACTTACTATTTCCAATGGACCCAAAAGCCACTCAGTGAATGAAGATGAGCAGGAAGAACCAGGAGAAGGAAGTGAGGACGAATGGGAGCAAGTGGGTCCCCGAAACAAGACCTCAGTCACTCGCCAGGCGGACTTTGTTCAGACCCCCATCACTGGCATTTTTGGTGGACACATCAg GTCTGTGGTTTACCAGCAGAGTTCAAAAGAGTCTGCCACCCTGCAGCCGTTCTTCACCCTGCAGCTGGACATCCAGTCCGACAAGATACGCACCGTGCAGGACGCGCTGGAGAGCCTGGTGGCCAGAGAGTCTGTCCAGGGTTACaccaccaaaaccagacaagag GTGGAGATCAGTCGGAGAGTGACTCTGGAAAAGCTCCCTCCTGTGCTTGTGCTGCACCTCAAACGGTTTGTCTATGAGAAGACCGGTGGCTGTCAGAAGCTCATCAAAAATATCGAATATCCTGTGGACTTGGAAATTAGTAAAG aactgCTCTCTCCAGGGGTTAAAAATAAGAACTTTAAATGCCACAGAACCTATAGGCTGTTTGCAG TGGTCTACCACCACGGCAGCAGCGCCACGGGCGGCCACTACACCACGGACGTCTTCCAGATCGGGCTCAACGGCTGGCTGCGCATCGACGACCAGACGGTCAAGGTGGTCAGCCAGCAGCAGGTGGTGAGGCCCGCCGCCGAGCGCACAGCCTACCTCCTGTACTACCGCCGCGTGGACCTGCTGTAG